TCATCCGACAGTTTGGCCTCCAGTGCAGGCAGACCGCTACGTTCGATCAGTGCGTAATCCGCCTTGATTTTTCCAAGCAATCCCTTTTGCGCGGATACCGCCAGCACCTGGTTTTTGCTGATACCGAGCGTGCGCGCCGTTTCCTGTGTCTGACGCGCCATCGCCGTGGCGAATGCGTTGTCATGGCGCATCTCGTCCCACAGGTAATCAATTTTGTTCAGCGCCACCAGCCGACCGGCACCATTGCTGTCCCGGGTCGGGCAGACGTGATGGTTCCATACTTCAAGATCGGTTTTGGTGACGCCGGCATCAGCGGCCAGTACAAACAGAACTGCCTGCGCGCTCGGCAACATGCTCAATGTCAGTTCCGGTTCAGTGCCGAGTGAATTGAGTCCAGGCGTGTCGAGCACTACCAGGCCCTGCTTCAGCAACGGGTGCGGAAAATTGATGATGGCGTGACGCCACACGGGAATCTCCACGCTGCCATCACTGTTCAGCATGTGCGTCGTGGCTTCCATGTCAGGATGGTAAAGGCCGAATTCTTCAGCCTGTTGCCGGCTGACAGATTTGGTTCTAACGGTTTGATGAAAGGTCTCGGCCATTTTTTTGGGTGAATCCAGATCCAGCGGCATCACCGTCCACGCCGCGGAGGTGCGCTTGTATTCAGATATGGTGGTGGCGGTTTGGCGTGTTTCGATGGGAAGGAGTTTCAGGCACGGCGGCTTGTTGTCGTCGTAGCGTAATTCCGTGGGACACATGGTGGTACGGCCGGCTTCAGAGGGCAGGAGGCGCTGCCGGTAGTCAGCGAAAAAAATGGCGTTGATGAGTTCGGTCTTGCCCCGGGAAAATTCGGCGACCAGAGCGATGGTGAGCTTGTCAGAGCGGAGTGCGTCGATGAGTTCGTAAAGTTGCAGATCTTCCTCGCCGCTGGCGAGTCCGTGGCTTTCGACCCAGGTCTGATATTCGTTGATGATTTCGATTAATTCATCGCGCCAGCGTTTGTAATCCCCCAGTCGCCGGCTGAATTCGTTAATGGCCAGCCGGGGCCGCTCCTTTAAGGTTTGCGCGCTTATCATTATATTGAATACCCCTTTAATACAGGTGGTTAGAATATAAACTTAAATAAGAACTATATCTAGCCCCTACCTGCTTTGAGAGGTGCCACGGGACAAGCCACCAAGGGGGCCAAGTCCGGGGGCTCAGAGAGGTGTTACTTCATGTCCCAGTCGAGGTTTTCAGGGAGTTTTTGCGGGGAGTGGATGCGCAATTGCTTGCGTTGGGAGGTATTGCCGCGCTCAAGCACGACATGGCGGCGGGGCACGTCGAACAGCTTGGCCAGGCAGGCGACAAGTTGATCGTTGGCCCGGCCTTCGACCGGCGGAGCCTTAAGGCGGATCTTTAAACGGTCGCCTGTTACACCGGTAATAGCATCCGATTTGGCGCGTGGTTGGACTTGAACCTGAAGAATGAGATCAGTGCCATCCCGGCGAAACCAGCCCACGCTAGCGCAGCAGATGGGCGAGTGCGAGTTGCAACAGCTGTAGTCCCACGAGCACGACTATCGGCGAAAGGTCGAGCCCTCCGACCGCGGGGATCAGGCGCCGCGCCGGGCGCATCAGCGGTTCCGTGAGGCTCGCCAGCAGATCGCCGGCGGGATTGTGACGCATGCCATAAGGCATGAACCAGCTCAGGATCACACGCAGCAGCACGGCGTAGAAATAGACGTTGATCGTGAGTTGCGCCAGGCTAACTACGGTGGCCAGCAACAGTGGCAGAAGATCAGGTGTGCGCCCGATAAGCCAGGAGATGAGGAACAACTCCAGGCACTTGAGGATGAGCAGCAAGACGAGTGAAGCAATGTCGATGCCGAACAGGCCGGGAATGATGCGCCGCAGCGGTTTGAGCAGCGGGTTGGTAAGTGCTACCAGAAACTGGGAAATAGGGTTATAGAAATCGGCGCGTACGATCTGGAACAGGAAGCGCAGCAATACCGCCAGGATGTACAGTCCGAAGACGACCTCGACGATGAGGCCGCTTGCCTCGGTGAAAAATGAATTCATGTCTTTTTTCCGAACATGTCAGCGATTTCCCGCGAGCGGTTGACCGCTGCCTGCACGGCCTTTTTGAACAACTGACGGATGTCGCCCTGTTCCAGAATCTTTACCGCCTGTTCCGTTGTGCCGCCGGGCGAAGTCACGCGACGACGCAGTTGTGACGGTTCTTCATGGCCTTCCAGCGCCATCTTGGCGGCGCCGAAGGCCGTCTCGAGCGTGAGCAGACGTGCCTGCTTCGGAGCCAGCCCGGA
The Sulfuricaulis sp. DNA segment above includes these coding regions:
- a CDS encoding dynamin family protein encodes the protein MISAQTLKERPRLAINEFSRRLGDYKRWRDELIEIINEYQTWVESHGLASGEEDLQLYELIDALRSDKLTIALVAEFSRGKTELINAIFFADYRQRLLPSEAGRTTMCPTELRYDDNKPPCLKLLPIETRQTATTISEYKRTSAAWTVMPLDLDSPKKMAETFHQTVRTKSVSRQQAEEFGLYHPDMEATTHMLNSDGSVEIPVWRHAIINFPHPLLKQGLVVLDTPGLNSLGTEPELTLSMLPSAQAVLFVLAADAGVTKTDLEVWNHHVCPTRDSNGAGRLVALNKIDYLWDEMRHDNAFATAMARQTQETARTLGISKNQVLAVSAQKGLLGKIKADYALIERSGLPALEAKLSDDIIPARRELLRERVIHDIGSMVETTSAMIEARHFAVAGQIVELQTLGSENSETVQDLVTRLRDEKQAYDQTLVSFQNTRAVLSDQVKVLLDYLSVEAFDNLADITRRGMSESWTTPGLREAMKSMFNGALDAMERANKQTQQVRSLVQAIYGKFHSEHGLAKIKPVNFSLLPYRSQLQKLYEEAEAFRNSPMMIITEQHFVVQKFFVTLAGRAREIFSESNTAARAWSKAIMGPILSQVREHKILMDQRLENLKKVHENSGNLNDRIAELESSRQNLENQQLVIRNMLRKINQPAPIDS
- a CDS encoding DUF167 family protein, with protein sequence MGWFRRDGTDLILQVQVQPRAKSDAITGVTGDRLKIRLKAPPVEGRANDQLVACLAKLFDVPRRHVVLERGNTSQRKQLRIHSPQKLPENLDWDMK
- a CDS encoding YggT family protein, producing MNSFFTEASGLIVEVVFGLYILAVLLRFLFQIVRADFYNPISQFLVALTNPLLKPLRRIIPGLFGIDIASLVLLLILKCLELFLISWLIGRTPDLLPLLLATVVSLAQLTINVYFYAVLLRVILSWFMPYGMRHNPAGDLLASLTEPLMRPARRLIPAVGGLDLSPIVVLVGLQLLQLALAHLLR